Proteins encoded in a region of the Cheilinus undulatus linkage group 8, ASM1832078v1, whole genome shotgun sequence genome:
- the herpud2 gene encoding homocysteine-responsive endoplasmic reticulum-resident ubiquitin-like domain member 2 protein, with the protein MDSGALDSPVTLVIKAPNQKYEDQTINCFLNWTVERLKSHISKVYPSKPLSKDQRLVYSGRLLQDHLQLRDVLRKQDEYHMMHLVCASHSPPASPMPRSPSMASSSASDSSSSDNAGSPSPANTPNQDSQPASSSSFPSVPRSYDGLRYRGGFPQYNPHIPSAVPQWPNGAQVPLQGGLPANMPPHPMYMPMQMLWWQQMYARHYYMQYQAAVAASQLPPTPPPPSPTPSSPIQPPQPNEAVQPPLGPNPDPNPLPENQPANPNIQMNAQGGAVLNDDELNRDWLDWLYTVSRAGVLLSIVYFYSSFSRFVMVVGAMLLVYLHQAGWFPFRLEQPNPRAGDGPQAPQEEAERHQDMQEMERLMDDGLEDDDSGEEGGGGHEDQAAAAAIPEPSFLTTAWSFISTFFTSLIPEGRPRAAN; encoded by the exons ATGGACTCTGGGGCTCTTGATAGTCCTGTAACCTTGGTCATTAAGGCCCCCAACCAGAAGTATGAAGACCAGACCATCAACTGCTTCCTCAACTGGACTGTGGAGAGGCTGAAGAGCCACATCTCTAAAGTGTACCCCAGCAAACCG CTTTCCAAAGACCAGCGGCTGGTGTACTCAGGGAGGCTCCTTCAGGATCACCTGCAGCTCAGAGATGTGCTCAGAAAG CAGGATGAATACCACATGATGCATCTAGTGTGTGCCTCTCACAGCCCCCCAGCCTCGCCCATGCCTCGGAGCCCCTCCATGGCCAGCTCTTCAGCCTCCGACTCCAGC AGTTCAGACAATGCTGGCTCCCCCTCACCTGCCAACACACCGAATCAGGACAGCCAGCCagcctcttcttcctcctttcCTTCTGTCCCGAGGAGCTACGATGGTCTGAGGTATCGTGGCGGCTTTCCCCAGTACAATCCTCACATCCCGTCTGCTGTCCCTCAGTG GCCCAATGGAGCCCAGGTCCCTCTGCAAGGCGGCCTTCCTGCCAACATGCCCCCCCACCCCATGTACATGCCCATGCAGATGCTGTGGTGGCAGCAGATGTACGCACGCCATTACTACATGCAATA CCAAGCTGCAGTAGCCGCCTCTCAGCTTCCTCcaaccccccctcctccctctcccacCCCCTCCTCACCTATTCAACCCCCCCAGCCCAACGAGGCTGTGCAGCCCCCGCTAGGACCGAACCCCGACCCTAACCCTCTACCAGAGAACCAGCCGGCCAACCCCAACATCCAGATGAACGCACAGGGTGGGGCGGTGTTGAACGATGACGAGCTGAACCGAGATTGGTTGGACTGGTTGTACACGGTGTCTCGTGCCGGCGTGCTCCTTAGCATTGTTTACTTCTACTCGTCCTTCAGCCGCTTCGTGATGGTGGTCGGTGCCATGCTGTTGGTCTACCT GCATCAGGCTGGTTGGTTCCCCTTCAGGCTGGAACAGCCTAACCCCAGAGCAGGAGACGGACCTCAAGCTCCtcaggaggaggcagagagacaccaggacatgcaggaaatg GAACGTCTGATGGATGATGGTTTAGAGGACGATGACAGTGGGGAGGAGGGAGGTGGAGGGCATGAGGaccaggctgctgctgctgctataCCTGAACCAAGCTTCCTTACTACCGCGTGGTCCTTCATCAGCACCTTCTTCACCTCGCTCATCCCAGAGGGACGACCCAGGGCGGCCAACTAG
- the tbx20 gene encoding T-box transcription factor TBX20, whose amino-acid sequence MEYTSSPKPQLSSRANAFSIAALMSSGKRSKEKEAEENTIKPLEQFVEKSSCNQQQSLADLSSLDAHGDFSGSAPAVCTEPLIPTNPGIPSEEMAKISCSLETKELWDKFHELGTEMIITKSGRRMFPTIRVSFSGVDQDSKYIVLMDIVPVDNKRYRYAYHRSSWLVAGKADPPLPARLYVHPDSPFTGEQLMKQMVSFEKVKLTNNELDQHGHIILNSMHKYQPRVHIIKKKDHTASLLNLKSEEFRTFVFIETVFTAVTAYQNQLITKLKIDSNPFAKGFRDSSRLTDMERESVENLIHKHSYARSPIRTYAGDEETLSEDGHSAHTRGSAFTASDNLSLSSWVTTTSGFSGFQHPQTLSAMGTGTTSLPHPIQGSLPPYSRLGMPLTPTALAGTMQGSGPSFPSFHMPRYHHYFQQGPYAAIQGLRHSSTVMTPFV is encoded by the exons ATGGAGTACACGTCTTCCCCCAAACCGCAGCTCTCATCCCGGGCGAACGCTTTCTCCATAGCCGCCCTGATGTCCAGCGGGAAGCGCAGCAAGGAGAAGGAGGCGGAGGAGAACACCATCAAACCTCTCG AGCAGTTCGTGGAGAAGTCTTCGTGTAACCAGCAGCAGTCTCTGGCTGACCTCTCCTCTCTGGACGCGCACGGAGACTTCAGCGGGAGCGCGCCTGCGGTCTGCACGGAACCGCTCATCCCCACCAATCCCGGCATCCCTAGCGAGGAGATGGCCAAGATCTCGTGCAGCTTAGAGACCAAAGAATTATGGGACAAATTTCACGAGCTCGGCACCGAAATGATCATCACCAAATCTGGAAg GAGGATGTTCCCCACCATCCGGGTCTCTTTCTCCGGGGTAGACCAGGACTCTAAGTACATCGTGTTGATGGACATCGTCCCGGTAGACAACAAGCGGTACCGATACGCCTACCACCGCTCCTCCTGGCTGGTAGCCGGGAAAGCAGACCCTCCTCTGCCCGCCAG GTTGTACGTTCACCCAGACTCGCCATTCACCGGGGAGCAACTGATGAAACAAATGGTTTCCTTCGAGAAAGTCAAACTGACAAACAACGAACTGGACCAGCACGGACAT ATCATCCTGAACTCCATGCACAAGTACCAGCCGAGGGTCCACATCATCAAGAAGAAGGACCACACAGCCTCACTGCTCAACCTCAAGTCTGAGGAGTTCCGCACCTTCGTTTTCATTGAGACCGTTTTCACCGCCGTCACGGCCTATCAGAACCAGCTG ATCACCAAACTGAAGATCGACAGTAACCCCTTCGCCAAAGGTTTCCGGGACTCGTCACGGCTCACAGACATGGAGAG GGAAAGTGTTGAGAATCTGATCCACAAGCACTCGTACGCCCGATCGCCCATCCGAACCTACGCCGGAGACGAGGAAACCCTGAGCGAGGACGGGCACTCGGCACACACAAGAG GCTCAGCATTCACCGCCTCAGACAACCTCTCCCTGAGCTCCTGGGTCACCACCACCTCCGGCTTCTCGGGCTTCCAGCATCCACAGACCCTGTCAGCCATGGGCACGGGCACCACCTCCCTGCCTCACCCCATCCAGGGCTCCCTGCCGCCCTACAGCCGTCTTGGCATGCCGCTGACGCCCACCGCTTTGGCAGGAACCATGCAGGGCAGCGGGCCGTCCTTTCCTTCCTTCCACATGCCCCGCTATCACCACTACTTCCAGCAGGGGCCCTACGCCGCTATCCAGGGACTCCGCCACTCTTCCACGGTCATGACACCGTTTGTATGA